CGCTTCTAAGAGTGTTTCTGATGCAGACGCACAAACGTTTAAAGAGAAGTTCCCCTACGTTACACAAGACATTGCGCAAGATGAAAGTTTCTTATTTCTAGTAGAGAGAGAAAAGGCGTGCGCTTGGCTCTTTGAACAAGGCTATTATCACGCTAGAGAAAGCATAAAATACACTGGCAGCAGTGCTATACTGGGTGAGCTGTTATTTAAAGGTAAGATGCTTTATCACGACATTAACCTCCCCAACTACGCAGAGCTTCATCTCAAAGCGCTAAAGCGAAACTCAGAGTATCGTGCAGTTGAGAGTAGAGACATCTCAACAGGCACGAACCAACGAGCTATCTCGAGCTACATTGAAGCAATTCAATTGATTTATACCAACCTTGAGCGTAAAGATGCGGCAAGTCCTCCAATCTTGTCCGAGCGTATCAGTTCAGGTCACATTAACCAGTTAGTTAGCTTAAAAAGAGCAGGGCGCACCCGCACCTTGTCGCCTACCTTTGTGTTTAATTTAATTCGTCAGTGCTATGAGTTTGTCAAAGAGCATCTACCTACAAAGGAAGGTAATGTTACTTTACTGGATGAAACATTAACGCTGCTGTCTAAAGCAAGAAACAAATCTGTTGAAGATAATTCCAACACACTCCGTCCATCTGAATACTCCAAAGCTTGGAACGAAGAATTGCATCGAGATATGTCTGCTACAGAGCGAGGTTACTGGTTTCAAACGGAGGCGATCAATTGCCTGAGTAGTGAATACTTGAAAAAAGGAATAAAACAGGTTCAAGGCTTTGCTAAAAGTACTGAAAATCGACACGAAAAGATTCGAGCTAATGAGAGCCTGTTTGATTTGTTCTCTGTGCTTCAAGGCGCAATACAGGTCTTGGTGGGGGCAATCATGGCACGAAGACAAGATGAGTTAATCAAGTTGAAGCCACATGGCAATTTATCACCTAGTGTTAATCCCTTTTCAGAAGAAGGTGTAAAAACAGAGTACAACCTGATAATTAAGGTAAAAAAAACTGGATCAAAAGGGATAAACGCAACAATAGAAAGACCAATTCCCTTATCTATCGCAAGGTTCATTTGGCAACTGGAGCAATTTAACATCAAAGCAAGTGAGTTGAATCTATGCAAAGGAAAGTTATCTCTGTTTAACAAACTTAATTCAATGGTTACTCAGTTAAATGAGATTAATCACAAGACTTATAATGCGCACCTTGATTATTTGTGTGATTACATGGAAACGGACTTGGTAGAGTACGACAACGGTGAGTACCGCCGTAATTATGTTCGTCAGCACCAATTGAGACGCTTCTTTGCTATGGCGTTTTTCTGGTCTAAGGGTACTGATGGTATGGACGCCCTGCGCTGGATTCTCGGACATTCAGATATGGAACATCTATACCACTATATCTCCGAATCGGAAACAGGGGCTGTACTAAACGGAGCTAAAGCCAGTGTAATTGTTCGTGGTGTGGTCGATTCCTCTTCTGAACTAGCGAAGCTCGAAGGGATCGAAGAGGTTCGTAAAATCATTGCAGAGCGCCTGACAGATGATAGCTCAACACCAATCACTATAGAGTCACTGAGTGAAGCGGCAGAAGATTACGATGATGAGTCTTATCTAACCGTCCCTCATATAAGCCAGCTTCAAAAAGAGCAGGATATTGAAACAGAGGTTATTCAGCTTTTAGAAGAGGGTCGAATCACGCTTGAGCCTGAGTTCTTTACCATCGAAGATACTGATGGAAATACAACTCAAACCTTTAATCTAATTTTAAAGATCAAAGACCTTGATTGAGGATTGGGACGATGAAAGTTTTAGAAAAAAACCAAACTAAGATACTTGAAACAGAAAAGCTGTTAAGGGAAATAATCACATCTCCCACTGAATTTAAAGATGATGAAGAGCTTATAAAGGCTCTTAAATCACAATCTGGCTTATCTAAATATCAGAATGAAGAGCGTAATATCACATCATGCTCATTAAACACGGTAAAAAGCATCTCAGAAGCACTTCTAGAGAGAGGTTTCTTATCGTTAGATGAGCTTCGTATTAATGCAAAACTGGCAATAGAGGCTACACATCTTGATGAGAAAGCTTCCAAAGGCAACAAGCAAACCGTAGTGGGCCTAAAGTTCAAAGTTGCAAAGCTTGAATCAGAGGTGGATGCAGCACAGCGTAGCAATTCTCTACTGACAGTTATGGTCTCAGAGCTACGCTCTAGGTTAAAACAACTAGCGAATCATGAGGGAACAGTAGAAGAGCGACGGGAGCTTTATCGAGAGCACAATCGGAAGGTTGAAGCGCAGATGAATTTCACTTTGAATGGAGAGGTATGATGGCTGTTCGTAAGCTTAAAGGCTTTGAGCAATGGAGTCATCTTGGGTTTGATGGCAAGCTTGTCTTTCGTAAGCCTCTGGACATTCCTTTCGTAACCTACAGTAATCATACTCCTTGTTATGAAGCCAATGCCTACATCAACAGTTTGATGGCGAGAAACTTAAAAAGTGACACTATTCGAGGTTATGCCTACGACATCATCCACTTGGTTCACTTTATTGAAAAACAGCCACTATTGAGCCGGTTTAGTCAACTTACTAATGCAACATTCACTCTTTTCGTTCAATCACTACAGGCAGAGAGAACGCAACTTGGCGAACTAAAGCGTAAGAATAACTCCGTTATAAAGATTGCACATACCTGTTTGGTTTTTTTGCAGTTTATCCAAGAGTTTCATGATTTGAGTGCTTTTATTGGCAAAGATAAAGGTAACTCAATTCAGATACTAGAGAAGTATTACAGACGCAAACAGGAAGGTTACAAAGGTTTCATTGAAGGCTCTAAAATTACGCACCCTGCTATACCAACGAAAGATGAGATTAAGAAACGCCACCCTGTTTCTTCTGATGATGCTTTACGTGTATGGGAGCATATAAAGACTCAGGAAAACAAAGATAAACGTAGAAGGGACATGGCGCTATATACTGCAATGGAGCAGTTAGGTGGTCGAGTGTCTGAGCTTCATTTGATTAAAATGACCGATTACGAGGAAGCAAGGCGTACCGGTATGCTCACGCTTACTACTTTAAAACGTAAAGATGAGAACACAACTCGAAAGATACCAGTTCCACACCTATTATTATCAGTGATTGCAGATTACATCAAAGTTCGCAAGAAAGTCGTAAGGAAGAAAAAAGTCCAACATGATTACCTGTTTATCAGCTTAAAAACAGGTCTACGCCTATCCGCCGATTCATGGACAACGTACATGAACTTATGGAAAAAAGAGCTAGGTATCGAGGGAGAATTGCACCCGCACCTTTGGAGGCATGCATTCATTACAGATAAGCTCAAAGAGCTTATTCTTGCTTCTAAAGAAGTGAATGATAAAGATGATTTCCGAAAGCATTTACTGCACACACAAACGTTTAAAATGCAACTTCAGCAGTGGACAGGCCATACAAATCTTAGCTCTTTAGATACTTATATTGACCTCGCATTTGCAGATATTCACGGCTACACAGAGGTTTATAATGCAGTATCTCTTAAGTCGAGTGTTGACTTGGCAAAGCGTCAGATTGAGTTGTTAGAAGAACAGATAGCAAGGAAGGAGTTAACGCCTACCGCAGCGCTCGGAGAGATGAAGAGACTGTTAGGTGCTTTTCAATCTGATATAGATAAAAGCATTGTATCTTCGTCACAGTAAAAGCCATCACCAAACGGTCATGTAACATGTCTTTGGACAGAAATTAGTTCCGCAAATCAGAACATTAATATGTAATGAATTAAGTGAAGTATGGAAAAGTCGCTTAACTTGGTGCCTGGCATTGATGATGAGGATCTCATGAAGCAAGCACACATTGTCTTTGACTTGATAATATTGTGATAATTAATATGAGATTTGTTCCATATTTGTGTTTTTAACCATCACTATTTTTCCAATGTTGAGGTGTGCATGAGAAATCGTTCTATTTTTGGGTGGAAGCTAAGTGAGAGTAGAGTTGTTTCTGTTGTTGAGCTAGAAAGTGGCACTCAGGATGACGTTGTCTGTCCTTGCTGTGGAGACTTCATGGTTGCCGCACATAGTAATAAAGGCATAGCTAGCTACTTACGCCATCAAAGTAACGCAGAATGTCGCTACTCGTATGAAACCCAGTTGCATTTAAGTGCAAAGGAGTTCATCGAGCGGGAGAAGCTCATTCCTCATCCATATTCCAGTGGCATTTTTGATTCTAGTGATTGTGAAATGGTAGGTGTGAAAAATGTTCGTCTAGAAGTCTATCGAGACGGAAGGATTCCAGATATCGTCTGCCAGATCGGTAGGGAAGAGTATTACGTGGAAGTTACTAATACTCATGAAACCCCACCAGATAAAATAGTTGACTTTCGAAAGCAGGGTAGGAGTGCCCTTGAGTTATTTCTAGTTGGATTGGACTCAGATTCGCTGCTGAGCAGCTATGAAAATGTAAAAGTTCAGATAACAGCATTAAATCCTCTAAATCCATTCTGGGATTTTATTGAGCAGCAAGCTGCGATGAGTATCAGCAAAGAAAGAAGTACGTTGTTGAGAAAGATAGCAAGGCATCGCAAACAAGTTCAAAGAATTACTGGAAACATTTCTGAGCGTGAGGAACAAGCTGAAGAAAAAGTTGCCCGAATAAAACAAAGAGTTGAAAAGTGGCAAGAAAAAGAGCGGGAGCAAAAAGAGCTCTATAAGCAGATAAAGTCCCTAGCGAGTGATCTTCAAGTTGCGGTACTGCGGCTTGAAGAAGAGAAGTCATCATTAAATCAAGAATTAGAACAACTCAAGCAAACCATCTATCTTAGCAAATTAGAAGCGGGAAGAATCATTAACAATGCGAGAGTTGAAGCAGAACAACAACGTGAAAAGGTCAGAATAGAAGTTAGAGGTAGCGTTCTAGCTGAGTTAGCTACGGAAGTAGAAGATGCTAGAAAGAATGCTCAAATGATTACCGATAATGCTCTAAAGCAAGAGTTATCAGTGGTTGAAAGTGCTCAAAGAACAGCGCAACAAATATTGGATGGAGCACATTACAAAATCACGAGTGAGCTTGAAGCTGCACTTGCTAGAAAAGGTGTATCAAATGAAGCGTTGACCGAGTTAGAAAACCGTGTCAAATGGCTGAAACAAGAAACGGAGTGTCTAGAGGAAAAGAAAGCTGAGTTAGAGAGTGGCGTTAATTTAGATAGACTTTGGAGTAAACAACAAGACTTGCAGAGGGCGATTAGTAAGGAAACAAATCGTTTGAATGATCTTAAAGAAATCGGTGATAATTATGTCAAAATCATTAACGGTATTGCTCTAGATTTCAAACAGCTAGATACGGCAGAGTATGCCTCTCTTTTGCCTGAACGTATTCAAAAGAAAATAAAAGTTAATCGAATGATCTTAGAGATGCAAAACTCAATAGAATACGAGCCGCTGTAACTAACGGCATGCGTTATGGATTCTATGACTGTTAATTGCATTAGAGCAGAAGTGCTTCAGAGTGATTTTTGCAAGAGGCTCTTGCAAAATTGGGGTTGGAGTTTGTCCAACAGGCTGCTGGGCAACAGCTTGTTGCCCAGATAAATCTCATGATGGTTGCGTTCTAAACACGTCTTGGTGCACATTCGAGTTATAGTCAAAAATCAGTCTATGACGGCTCTGGCCATTTCCGTGTTAAATTAACTATAACGGTTATCACGCTCAGTGGAACATCACGCTTGGTTTAATACGCTTAATGAGAGACTTCCACCAAAGCAGGTGTGGCAACTTCAGCTTCTATGATGCTTTGCACTTCTGAATACAAATCCACTTCCACTTCTGGTACAGATAATGACACCACTAACGCGTATCGAGCTTTGGAATCATATCGCTCATGAGCTTTACGAGTTTTCCACCACCCCTTGGCAGGGTATATTGCAATCTTACCTCTAGCAGCCAAATCAGCAGCGCTGCCTCTCCAAACATCTTTATGGATAGAGCCTTTATGTCGTTGCTGTTTACCTATGAGCCAATTACTATCTTCGATTGCATCTGGCCTATCCCCCTCAGCTTGTGCGTTGACTCTTCGCATAAATTGGGCATCAGATTCACCGTGGTGTTTCACATCAAACCTTAACTGATGACTAGCATAGTTATACTTATCTAAGACATTGCGGCTTGAAGGGTTAGGTTCAACAAAATAGGAGAGTGTAACCGTCAGTTCAACATCAGCTTCGCCAATTTTCAACAGTTCCTCTTGCGGCCAAGGCAGGTTATGCAAGTGCATATCTTTTGTTCTTGTATCTTTAGAACGAGGTTTAATAAAAGGCTGTAACTCATCTTGAATCACCATCGAGAGCGAGTTGTCGGCACTGCTTAACGCTTTTTCAAGGTTAGGTACACCATACCCTACCTTTCTGACCAACTTCACCATGTCTGCTTTTCTAATGGTGCCGCCTCGCCGTGCAGAAATTAATGCATACATTGCATCAGTCCAATCTGCGGAATGCACGGTTAAAGCCCTAACCGTTTCTGGCCAAATATCACTATATTGAGCTTTTATCTGCGCTGAGAACCTAGCAGCCAAAGCAGTAGCTGCACTCGTTGCGTGTGTGGTTGCAAACTGTCTTTGAGAGAAGTCACTGTTCGTCGTTAAAAGATGAAGATCTGGTTCATCACCACAAAATCCATCTTCTGCTTTCGCCAAATTTCCACCCTCAAATACGACTTCTGGCTTGAATGGAGCGTTACTTTTATCCCAACCTAGAGATGTTGTCGAATA
This sequence is a window from Vibrio coralliilyticus. Protein-coding genes within it:
- a CDS encoding integrase translates to MLSVTIDNSSTANLIESIVLDHSLLNGLRAEILEEIINFSVSNDDYRALDIITNFHTGIYGYDDRQPEWLESSFPANKWVLTFGKTPKTIHWDTVYLDDGKKLTDIKHQKLLNSFKYWITAADNPLENGGKIISPITAYHKVNKVIALINAILLHSEELKLAKYYFLNVNDDFWLNILTKYAKHGSFQGVYEMDKRTQVLLDNASKSVSDADAQTFKEKFPYVTQDIAQDESFLFLVEREKACAWLFEQGYYHARESIKYTGSSAILGELLFKGKMLYHDINLPNYAELHLKALKRNSEYRAVESRDISTGTNQRAISSYIEAIQLIYTNLERKDAASPPILSERISSGHINQLVSLKRAGRTRTLSPTFVFNLIRQCYEFVKEHLPTKEGNVTLLDETLTLLSKARNKSVEDNSNTLRPSEYSKAWNEELHRDMSATERGYWFQTEAINCLSSEYLKKGIKQVQGFAKSTENRHEKIRANESLFDLFSVLQGAIQVLVGAIMARRQDELIKLKPHGNLSPSVNPFSEEGVKTEYNLIIKVKKTGSKGINATIERPIPLSIARFIWQLEQFNIKASELNLCKGKLSLFNKLNSMVTQLNEINHKTYNAHLDYLCDYMETDLVEYDNGEYRRNYVRQHQLRRFFAMAFFWSKGTDGMDALRWILGHSDMEHLYHYISESETGAVLNGAKASVIVRGVVDSSSELAKLEGIEEVRKIIAERLTDDSSTPITIESLSEAAEDYDDESYLTVPHISQLQKEQDIETEVIQLLEEGRITLEPEFFTIEDTDGNTTQTFNLILKIKDLD
- a CDS encoding tyrosine-type recombinase/integrase, whose protein sequence is MAVRKLKGFEQWSHLGFDGKLVFRKPLDIPFVTYSNHTPCYEANAYINSLMARNLKSDTIRGYAYDIIHLVHFIEKQPLLSRFSQLTNATFTLFVQSLQAERTQLGELKRKNNSVIKIAHTCLVFLQFIQEFHDLSAFIGKDKGNSIQILEKYYRRKQEGYKGFIEGSKITHPAIPTKDEIKKRHPVSSDDALRVWEHIKTQENKDKRRRDMALYTAMEQLGGRVSELHLIKMTDYEEARRTGMLTLTTLKRKDENTTRKIPVPHLLLSVIADYIKVRKKVVRKKKVQHDYLFISLKTGLRLSADSWTTYMNLWKKELGIEGELHPHLWRHAFITDKLKELILASKEVNDKDDFRKHLLHTQTFKMQLQQWTGHTNLSSLDTYIDLAFADIHGYTEVYNAVSLKSSVDLAKRQIELLEEQIARKELTPTAALGEMKRLLGAFQSDIDKSIVSSSQ